The following are encoded in a window of Esox lucius isolate fEsoLuc1 chromosome 14, fEsoLuc1.pri, whole genome shotgun sequence genomic DNA:
- the LOC105015059 gene encoding growth arrest and DNA damage-inducible protein GADD45 gamma-like, producing the protein MSRMEAIGKSMKEALKSAQYEGRLTIGVYESAKIMNDDPDSVSFCVLATDEEWECDIALQIHFTLIQSFCFDNNISIVRVSDMQRLTEVVGDKAGQLEDAHCCLIMNPADSSWEDPALEKMHLFCEESRSVNDWVPEITLPER; encoded by the exons ATGTCAAGGATGGAAGCTATTGGCAAATCTATGAAGGAAGCTCTCAAGTCTGCCCAGTATGAGGGTCGCCTCACGATTGGTGTTTATGAAAGTGCCAAAATAATGAATGA TGATCCAGACAGTGTGTCTTTCTGCGTCCTGGCCACGGATGAGGAGTGGGAGTGTGATATTGCTCTCCAGATCCACTTCACCCTGATCCAGTCATTCTGTTTTGACAACAACATCAGCATCGTCAGAGTGAGCGACATGCAGCGCCTAACCGAGGTTGTTGGTGACAAGGCTGGCCAGCTTGAAGATGCCCACTGCTGTCTGATCATG AACCCAGCTGATAGTTCTTGGGAAGATCCAGCTCTGGAGAAGATGCACCTGTTCTGTGAGGAGAGCCGGAGTGTGAACGATTGGGTCCCAGAGATCACCCTCCCTGAGCGCTAA
- the gadd45gb.1 gene encoding growth arrest and DNA-damage-inducible, gamma b, tandem duplicate 1, producing MTLEEVLIQKPAERAGKALEEVLLSARNNDCLTVGVYESAKVMNVDPDSVSFCVLATDEEWECDIALQIHFTLIQSFCFDNNISIVRVSDMQRLTEVVGDKAGQLEDAHCCLIMNPADSSWEDPALEKMHLFCEESRSVNDWVPEITLPER from the exons ATGACTCTTGAGGAAGTTCTGATCCAGAAGCCCGCTGAGCGTGCCGGCAAAGCCCTAGAAGAAGTTCTTCTCTCCGCTAGAAACAATGACTGCCTGACAGTTGGTGTCTACGAGTCTGCTAAAGTTATGAATGT TGATCCAGACAGTGTGTCTTTCTGCGTCCTGGCCACGGATGAGGAGTGGGAGTGTGATATTGCTCTCCAGATCCACTTCACCCTGATCCAGTCATTCTGTTTTGACAACAACATCAGCATCGTCAGAGTGAGCGACATGCAGCGCCTAACCGAGGTTGTTGGTGACAAGGCTGGCCAGCTTGAAGATGCCCACTGCTGTCTGATCATG AACCCAGCTGATAGTTCTTGGGAAGATCCAGCTCTGGAGAAGATGCACCTGTTCTGTGAGGAGAGCCGGAGTGTGAACGATTGGGTCCCAGAGATCACCCTCCCTGAGCGCTAA
- the si:ch211-22d5.2 gene encoding serine/threonine-protein kinase NIM1 isoform X2, translating into MGACLLRTEGTLGHLDHKASQLTKPTKCRDKVAIKVLDKTRLNVQTQKLLSREISCMEALQHANIVRLYEVVESHSRLYLVLEYAGGGDLHTHICSEGRLSEPVAKITFAQILSAIKHMHAKNIIHRDLKAENVLYACNGCVKVADFGFSTMVTNSSDTLDTFCGSPSYAAPELFRDECYLGPPVDVWAMGVLLFFMVTGTMPFRADTMGKLRRAVIEGVFTLPPWVPGPCQRLIRGVLKPVPAERYAVDQMVGCDWLLPVDYPWTVSPVPLNPLRLADAEPGELSDEEEEIKALLQELGVTMEHIRNNQGKGIRSPISGLYSILLHRAQKGRGAETVPVVRGLVRDHKREGLRAYKGLIHSSKLCALQ; encoded by the exons ATGGGTGCTTGCCTTCTTCGGACCGAGGGCACTTTGGGCCACTTGGATCACAAAGCGTCTCAACTAACGAAACCAACCAAATGTAGAG ATAAGGTTGCAATCAAGGTGCTGGATAAGACGCGGCTAAATGTTCAGACCCAGAAACTGCTCTCCAGGGAGATATCCTGTATGGAGGCCCTGCAGCATGCCAACATCGTGCGTCTGTATGAGGTGGTGGAGTCACACAGCCGCCTCTACCTGGTGCTGGAATACGCAGGGGGAGGAGatcttcacacacacatctgctcaGAGGGAAGGCTGTCAGAACCCGTGGCCAAGATCACCTTTGCTCAAATCCTGTCCGCCATCAAACACATG cATGCCAAAAACATCATCCACCGGGACCTGAAGGCGGAGAACGTACTATATGCCtgtaatggctgtgtgaaagTGGCTGACTTTGGTTTCAGCACCATGGTCACCAACAGCAGTGACACCCTGGATACCTTCTGCGGCTCTCCCTCCTATGCTGCGCCTGAACTCTTCAGGGATGAGTGCTACCTGGGGCCACCAGTGGACGTGTGGGCCATGGGCGTCCTTCTCTTCTTCATGGTGACCGGCACCATGCCCTTCCGAGCTGACACCATGGGCAAACTGAGGCGTGCCGTTATAGAGGGGGTCTTTACCCTCCCACCTTGGGTGCCAGGCCCTTGCCAGCGTCTGATCCGTGGCGTTCTGAAGCCTGTACCTGCAGAACGCTATGCGGTAGACCAGATGGTGGGTTGTGACTGGCTGCTCCCTGTAGATTACCCGTGGACGGTGTCACCGGTCCCCCTCAACCCTCTCCGCTTAGCAGATGCAGAGCCTGGGGAGCTGAgcgatgaggaggaggagatcaAGGCCTTGCTGCAGGAGCTGGGCGTCACCATGGAACATATACGCAACAACCAAGGCAAGGGCATCCGCAGCCCTATCAGCGGACTTTACAGCATCCTCTTGCACCGTGCCCAGAAGGGGCGGGGCGCTGAGACTGTACCTGTGGTCAGGGGTTTGGTCCGGGACCATAAGAGGGAGGGGCTCCGTGCCTACAAAGGTTTGATACACTCCTCCAAGTTGTGTGCTCTTCAGTAA
- the si:ch211-22d5.2 gene encoding serine/threonine-protein kinase NIM1 isoform X1 → MMPGGQYQKSFRMPRHSLYSLSVSLDGQQDEEGNPKQRSPLERLTTEMCQDEQTIKELVVGRRVGFYKVRGEIGSGTFSRVKMAFHSLTKDKVAIKVLDKTRLNVQTQKLLSREISCMEALQHANIVRLYEVVESHSRLYLVLEYAGGGDLHTHICSEGRLSEPVAKITFAQILSAIKHMHAKNIIHRDLKAENVLYACNGCVKVADFGFSTMVTNSSDTLDTFCGSPSYAAPELFRDECYLGPPVDVWAMGVLLFFMVTGTMPFRADTMGKLRRAVIEGVFTLPPWVPGPCQRLIRGVLKPVPAERYAVDQMVGCDWLLPVDYPWTVSPVPLNPLRLADAEPGELSDEEEEIKALLQELGVTMEHIRNNQGKGIRSPISGLYSILLHRAQKGRGAETVPVVRGLVRDHKREGLRAYKGLIHSSKLCALQ, encoded by the exons ATGATGCCAGGGGGCCAGTATCAAAAATCCTTCAGGATGCCTCGCCACAGCCTCTATAGCCTGTCAGTCAGCCTGGATGGTCAACAGGACGAAGAGGGCAATCCTAAACAACGTAGCCCCCTGGAGCGGCTCACAACTGAAATGTGTCAAGATGAGCAGACCATCAAGGAACTGGTGGTGGGACGCAGGGTTGGCTTTTACAAGGTCCGTGGTGAGATCGGCTCTGGAACATTTTCCCGTGTCAAAATGGCCTTTCATTCCCTCACCAAAG ATAAGGTTGCAATCAAGGTGCTGGATAAGACGCGGCTAAATGTTCAGACCCAGAAACTGCTCTCCAGGGAGATATCCTGTATGGAGGCCCTGCAGCATGCCAACATCGTGCGTCTGTATGAGGTGGTGGAGTCACACAGCCGCCTCTACCTGGTGCTGGAATACGCAGGGGGAGGAGatcttcacacacacatctgctcaGAGGGAAGGCTGTCAGAACCCGTGGCCAAGATCACCTTTGCTCAAATCCTGTCCGCCATCAAACACATG cATGCCAAAAACATCATCCACCGGGACCTGAAGGCGGAGAACGTACTATATGCCtgtaatggctgtgtgaaagTGGCTGACTTTGGTTTCAGCACCATGGTCACCAACAGCAGTGACACCCTGGATACCTTCTGCGGCTCTCCCTCCTATGCTGCGCCTGAACTCTTCAGGGATGAGTGCTACCTGGGGCCACCAGTGGACGTGTGGGCCATGGGCGTCCTTCTCTTCTTCATGGTGACCGGCACCATGCCCTTCCGAGCTGACACCATGGGCAAACTGAGGCGTGCCGTTATAGAGGGGGTCTTTACCCTCCCACCTTGGGTGCCAGGCCCTTGCCAGCGTCTGATCCGTGGCGTTCTGAAGCCTGTACCTGCAGAACGCTATGCGGTAGACCAGATGGTGGGTTGTGACTGGCTGCTCCCTGTAGATTACCCGTGGACGGTGTCACCGGTCCCCCTCAACCCTCTCCGCTTAGCAGATGCAGAGCCTGGGGAGCTGAgcgatgaggaggaggagatcaAGGCCTTGCTGCAGGAGCTGGGCGTCACCATGGAACATATACGCAACAACCAAGGCAAGGGCATCCGCAGCCCTATCAGCGGACTTTACAGCATCCTCTTGCACCGTGCCCAGAAGGGGCGGGGCGCTGAGACTGTACCTGTGGTCAGGGGTTTGGTCCGGGACCATAAGAGGGAGGGGCTCCGTGCCTACAAAGGTTTGATACACTCCTCCAAGTTGTGTGCTCTTCAGTAA